A window from Malania oleifera isolate guangnan ecotype guangnan chromosome 7, ASM2987363v1, whole genome shotgun sequence encodes these proteins:
- the LOC131159742 gene encoding uncharacterized protein LOC131159742 isoform X2, with protein sequence MDARALPILVLFITQFAVASAAEPTSVQPPTGRLRPAGQTEYRVFKGANATGDSLLPATAFQVCARCKCCGAGVCTEVPQCCYGIQCDLPDKPYGVCAFEPLTCNCTSCPS encoded by the exons ATGGACGCCAGAGCTCTACCGATTCTAGTTCTGTTCATCACCCAATTTGCAGTTGCTTCAG CAGCGGAGCCGACGTCAGTTCAACCGCCAACCGGGAGGCTGCGGCCCGCGGGGCAAACGGAGTACCGGGTGTTCAAGGGAGCCAACGCAACCGGCGACTCGCTGCTGCCGGCGACGGCCTTCCAGGTGTGCGCGCGGTGCAAGTGCTGCGGCGCCGGGGTATGTACCGAGGTCCCTCAGTGCTGCTACGGCATCCAGTGCGATCTCCCCGATAAACCCTACGGCGTCTGCGCTTTCGAGCCCTTGACCTGCAACTGTACCTCTTGCCCTAGCTAG
- the LOC131159742 gene encoding uncharacterized protein LOC131159742 isoform X3 → MDARALPILVLFITQFAVASAEPTSVQPPTGRLRPAGQTEYRVFKGANATGDSLLPATAFQVCARCKCCGAGVCTEVPQCCYGIQCDLPDKPYGVCAFEPLTCNCTSCPS, encoded by the exons ATGGACGCCAGAGCTCTACCGATTCTAGTTCTGTTCATCACCCAATTTGCAGTTGCTTCAG CGGAGCCGACGTCAGTTCAACCGCCAACCGGGAGGCTGCGGCCCGCGGGGCAAACGGAGTACCGGGTGTTCAAGGGAGCCAACGCAACCGGCGACTCGCTGCTGCCGGCGACGGCCTTCCAGGTGTGCGCGCGGTGCAAGTGCTGCGGCGCCGGGGTATGTACCGAGGTCCCTCAGTGCTGCTACGGCATCCAGTGCGATCTCCCCGATAAACCCTACGGCGTCTGCGCTTTCGAGCCCTTGACCTGCAACTGTACCTCTTGCCCTAGCTAG
- the LOC131159742 gene encoding uncharacterized protein LOC131159742 isoform X1 produces MDARALPILVLFITQFAVASVSHAAAEPTSVQPPTGRLRPAGQTEYRVFKGANATGDSLLPATAFQVCARCKCCGAGVCTEVPQCCYGIQCDLPDKPYGVCAFEPLTCNCTSCPS; encoded by the exons ATGGACGCCAGAGCTCTACCGATTCTAGTTCTGTTCATCACCCAATTTGCAGTTGCTTCAG TGTCCCATGCAGCAGCGGAGCCGACGTCAGTTCAACCGCCAACCGGGAGGCTGCGGCCCGCGGGGCAAACGGAGTACCGGGTGTTCAAGGGAGCCAACGCAACCGGCGACTCGCTGCTGCCGGCGACGGCCTTCCAGGTGTGCGCGCGGTGCAAGTGCTGCGGCGCCGGGGTATGTACCGAGGTCCCTCAGTGCTGCTACGGCATCCAGTGCGATCTCCCCGATAAACCCTACGGCGTCTGCGCTTTCGAGCCCTTGACCTGCAACTGTACCTCTTGCCCTAGCTAG